The sequence below is a genomic window from Echeneis naucrates chromosome 13, fEcheNa1.1, whole genome shotgun sequence.
tacaatttgcaaaagctcatggaaattggacaatagaagattggaaaaacgttgcctggtctgatgagtctcgatttcttctgcgacattcggatggtagggtcagaatttggcgtcaacaacatgaaagcatggatccatcctgccttgtatcaacggttcaggctggtggtggtggtgtaatggtgtggggaatattttcttggcaccaattgagcatcgttgcaacgccacagcctacctgagtattgttgctgaccatgtccatccctttatgaccacaatgtacccaacttctgatggctactttcagcaggataatgtgccatgtcataaagctggaatcatctcagactggtttcttgaacatgacaatgagttcactgtactcaaatggcctccacagtcaccagatctcaatccaatagagcatctttgggatgtggtggaacgggagattcgcatcatggatgtgcagccgacaaatctgcagcaactgtgtgatgccatcatttcaatatggaccaaactctctgaggaatgcttccagcaccttgttgaatctatgccacgaagaattgaggcagttctgaaggcaaaaagggGTCCAAtccgttactagcatggtgtacctaataaagtggccggtgagtgtatacacataccttttccttttttttttcctttatttattttttctttctgtctttcccttgtcccTTGGCAATGAAAtaatttctgattctgattcttatGTCTGGGATTAAGACCAGACACTGTGAAGgtgtctgaaaacaaacatgtataATATTCTACTATTACACAAGGAAATGGTTGGCAAAAGATTTCCCTAATATGAGGACTTTTTTCTCCTTATCTGATTTGATGTCATGTATACAAAATAAGGAGCACCATGTATGACCTATTTTTTTctaataacaaagaaaaacaaacacgtaTTACAATTTCATTTATGGCTGAATCTTTCTCCCTTGTAGTCGCTTTGTTCGGTGCTCCTGGGTGGAACTACCGTCATCTGGTGATCTCATATATAATTTGTGTGCCATCTGCCTAACCAAGAAAGAAAACcaactgaaaatcaaaaattttaCACTCGTGTATCTTAGGTTTCTTAATCCCACACTTCCATGGGACAACATAAACATATCTTCATGACCTGGTTACTGGTTTACCTGGCACTGGCTTTAATGTATCGCTACAGGATGGAAATACTGCTGCTATTTTCATGTCTGTCCACTTGTTTATAagtataaatgtattttatccATATTTTCTTCTACAATGTCTCATTAGTTACATTTGGGGTTGAAAAGCTGAGCAGCTACTACTTGTTCTAGCTTTTTTTGGGAGTTTTTATGAGGTTCAGATTCTAAATGAATCTACATAAGAGAGAACATGGATTTAGTGGGAGATGGATGTTCGTCCATCTTGAAGGTTGAGACTGTGCTACTTAACGACTGGTTGACGAATGGTTGGCTAATGTATGAAAACCAAAGTGAGCTCACCATTAACAGATCATTTTCACCACCTGTGCAGCTTGTCTGACCTCATGCACCAGCTAGAGAATATGAGCTGAGTCATTTCTGCTGCATAACCCAGAAAGCTAATTTCTATAACCAAGACCCGCTGTCCTCGTCTGCCAGCTGGCAACACATTTTGGTGGAAGCCAAGCCACAGACGCAACTCCCACAAAATGTTAAGATTTTCTAACTTAGTCATACAATTACTTGCAACATAAAATGTGACTCAATGTATGTTCTGAGAGGTGTCTTGTCTCTCAGTAAATACACTTTACAGCAAGGGGGTCGTAATTTAATTCAATATTATGTTTTGTACATGGTGCACACGGCTTTAGCTGGCGTCGAAAACTACTTACAAAGCGATGCCGCTTTAAATGAAGCAACTTAGTGCTTAATGAAAttgatctatttatttatgaatggtTGTGTGCTAAATTAACCATCTTAAACCAATTTTACGACCATGATTGCTAACATAAATCGTCTACGTAAAATTTCCGATTTTTCACGGCGGTGGTTTCCCAGCCGGTTCCTAGctgtcagacagagacagacgtGCACACATGGACTCACCTTGTCCCACGTTCGCCACTGGTGCACCGCCTTGTACAGCTGTCGGTCGCCGGTCATCTGACACCTCATATTGGCGTTCAGGTCCCCGTTAAGTCCGTTGTCATCTTCCATAGTGACAGACTGAGCCAGACTAGCTAACACTCAGTGAGCTGTCGGTGGGCCATTTGAGTGTAAGGGCAGCGGGCAGCCAGCTGACCGACCGAACGAACCGTGATACGGTGCTCGAGCAGAGCCGCTCGCGTGTCCCGGTTCTGGAgttgacacagacacacgccTCCTTTTTGTTATGGCTACCGCAGCGTAACTCCGTAACTGCGTCCGAGGCTAATGTTAGCAAGTCACTACAGTTAGAGCGGCGCTTTCTAAATTTTGTCAGACGGTTACACATCATTCACACCATCAAACCTTTATTTAGTTCAAGAGGAAACCCAACTTCCGGCcttattttaaacaataaaagaatCTGCTCATTATTTTATGGACGACCAAAATTGACAGAATGACATATATAACACGGATTCTTGAAACTTTGGCAAAAACATGTCCCACTAAGAAATGTGCTAATTATGTTGGAAATcaataacattttcattaataaaaacaatcaagGTTATAATCAGGGGGTCCTTTGCACATATGTAAGGTTCTTTTAtaggtttatttttattttttattattttaatgattatATGCTGGCCCATTGCCTACAAAAATAGTTGTCCTCAGATAGGACCCCATTTTGAAACCTTCAGCTCTACTGCATGCTTCAAGATCACTCAAGCTCCTGTAAGTTTTCTATTTTGTCTTAAACTTGCTCATATTTTTGGATACTGCTACTGTCACAACCATAACATGTCAACaccatctgttttgttttgaaagggtACGCTTTTGTCACCACTGTCAGAAAACCTGACGGTGGTGACAAAAGACCTCCAAATGGTCCTTTTGGAGGCTAGAATATAATTGTTGATCACAATAAATATGACCTGTaatgtttctctcttttatatttttatttatgtatttccCGCTTTATTTCTTCCATATTGTCCAACCCTAGGGGATTAGTTCTCTCAGTTTACCAGTATGCCATGTTCATTTGGCTTACGTCATTTGGGATGCACATAGTGCACCTATTACCTACCTACATTGCTCATAGTATACAATATCCCTTGTAGGCTATGCATCTCCAATGACTAAAGCCAAATGAAAATGGCATGACAACGTGTAGCCAAATCTAACATTCACTGTAATTCCCCCCAGTTTCATAGTCATTACACTCAAGtttgattttatgtattttaggAAGTTATGGCTAGGCAGTAGCTCTCTGTGGAGGATAGGAGAAGAAACAGGGAATatcagaagaagaggagagagaaaatagacAGTGAGGCAGAGTTAAAGGAGGAATACCTCAGAATGGAAAGGCAAAGATGGAAGAAGAGGGTGGAAGAAGGGAAGATAAAAAGATATCAATGATTTGAATTAAAGGGAAAAGAGAAGCGAAAGGGCTCAGATCACCCAGAAACTCCCCCAGACAGTCCAGTGGATTAGGCTATACATGAGCCAGCTTGGAGTAGGCAGGATACAgcaggagaaagggaaagaaagaaaacaagagcaagaTATTCTAGAGAGATGAAAGCTATGAGAAATAAACTTGAAGAGGTAACAAAGGAcaggaacaaaatgaaaacgCGTTGGGTACGAGAACAAGCtaggaattaaaaaaacacaagaatcaCCAAGAAAATAtactgttaaaatgtaaaaaaaatgtttatcacAGTGCCCAGGATTGTTATTTTTTGGACCAAATAGATAAAGTTGTTAAACAAGAAGCTATTGACTTGAGTGGTATACATTTTGGGCAGGGGTGACGCTAACGCGAATCGAGCTGAATCGATCGCCTTGTTCAGAAGCCTGGAAATCTTTTAAAATATTGTATGTCTCGTCAAATTTGTTAGTGGTGTATGTTTTGTCAAGTCTCATGTCCAAGTCCTGTAATTCActtcctattttattttgcattcacCTTTTTCCCTCTTGTTTCAGAACCTGACTTcctccctttgtgtgttttccttcctATGTTATTACCGACCCTGCCCCTGATTGGTGTCACCTGTGTTCCCCTACCTCAGGTTTAAATAGCCCTTGTCTCCTTGTCATGTTGTCAGTTTGTCTTGTCTGATTCCTGCCACATGGTCATgtctctgagtttgttttttactttacagcattgatggattttttctttcctccttggGAGCGTTTTTTGTTAATAAACTTTCAGTACTGCATTTAAGTCCTCCTTGTGTCCTTGGTCTGGACACATTGTGGCTATGGACTATGTGCTTCAAGTTTCTCTGGAGttggtgaaagacattttacacCTTGCAGAGTGTGTGGAAGTGAATATAaattatacatcgtggccacaTTATTATCTGGAACACGCACACCTCTTGCATTTCAGATGaccacgcattagcttgtagccagtgtttggatgtcttctgtggaccaGAGGTGACAAGTCACTGAGGTCCACTGTAGTGAAGTAGATTTTCcaggtatctgtactttacttgagtatttatttttctgacgaCTTTTTCATTACTcattacattgtaaaaacaggctcgttactttttttttttttaaacctccacagATGACGACACGAAGTAAAAGAAGTGACGAACGAGagggaaggtggtggtggtggtaggggGTATATGCGGGAAGAAGTCGAGTGAGGGGACGGTACAGAGAGAACCGAGAACTTGTATTGTAGCTGATATTCTGATAACAGCTACAATACACTGATCAAAGGATGTATCGTGTTTCATTAAcgacaaaaaattatttactttaattatttactttgaaaaacatttcagagctttacttttacttttgcttgagtaaaggagttgaatcagtacttaTACTTTTCCcatagtattttttttacatatgtaTCTGTACTTCTTAAGTACAGAATATAGAGTATTTTTGCCACCTCTTCTGTGGATATCACTTACAACACAGTTCAGCTCCTAATCACACactgaatacaggtctgtctttctgcacaaaaaaacaaaccacacattAAAGAGTAATGCCAGACTAGGCGTAATATCCGGACGAGACCAGCAattcataaactgaaaactcatGAATTTATGGTAAATACCTCAGACCGCCTTATTGCATGCGCCTCCTGATAGTCTTCGTCGACTGCGGTCAAGTGAGCCGACATTCGTCTCTGCGGAGTCAAGCCAGCATCACTAACACTTCCATTGCGCCCGTGTCATGGAGATTACGGTAAATGCTCGGCGTCCACTCAGAAAGTCAGCGCTCGTTCAATACCGAGCGAGATAACTTCCGGTATTGAAAATAAGACGTCGGCTATACACAGATAACCAATCGACCTCACCCATTCGTTCTAATGACTAAAATCCAATTTTTAATGTGCAGTAATATCACTTTGGTAGGTTCTAAGTTCTGACAATGGTTGGTTGATCTCAGGACCATACTGACTACTCCCTCATTCAGTATCAAACATTTTTACcattgccagtccatcgcagggctaACACATGCATCTTGGATGGAAAACTCAATTCCTTTCTCTCACTAAAGTTTATATGAATCCCAGAATCATTCAAGTGGTCAGACCTCTCCACCACATTAAAGTGGCAGTTCAAGGAGGAAGGCTAGAAGAATGGTGCGTGAGATAGACAGACGGATTGGTGTTGCGGCTGCATTAGATATTTAAACAATCTCATTTGAATTATGAGACAGCACCTTAATTTTTGTTTTACGTTAAGTTAAATGGCTGTGTTGTAAAATTGGAAATTTGAACCTCACTTTGGAAATTCTGTGTAATCAAGTGTTTTACTTCTccaaaaccaaacaataaaaaacatttattagatTCTcaaattttcaaagaaatttgTGAAGTTAAAGGGATTTATGGACTCCACTTAAATGAAACATATAAACCTAATAGACCCCGCAAAACACAACCTGCATATTTCAGTGCCTAagacacagagatgaaaatgaTTACATTATTCCATCAGCCTGTTTGTCATATTTAATCATATGAGGTCCATCAGGTGAATTTCTACAATGATGATCCTCCACTATCTTCTTCAGTTTTGAGTATTTGTCCATCAATCAGCTGACAGTCGAACTGGTCTTTGAAGGCATCCAGCAGCTGAGGGATTGTTTCCGCAACACTAacatctctctgcagctcaaTGCTGAGCGATGTCACTCCTTTGCCTTCAATGCCACATGGTATAATGTGACGGAACCATGACATATCGGTGTTACAGTTCAGTGCCAGACCATGAGACGTGATGTATCGACCACAATGGATTCCTGAAAATCATAAGGAGACTAAGTGACTACAGACtgaatgtgcaaatgttttactttgtttttatttctttttcaaatcttGAATTCATTGTTCCTAtttttgaattaattaattgttGTTCACAAACAAATGTGCTTTTTGCTAATGAGAACATGTTTATCCCCTGTTTCTTTCAGCTCTTTATGCTCTACCTCACACCAAGTTATAATTCTCATCGGGATAacaacacactcagacattCATCTTCCAACGCTTATCCATTGCAGAATTGTGGGGGTAATTGCACCAATCCCAGCTGCCaatgggtgagggtggggtacaccctgaacaggtcgctAGCAggggaaacacacagagatggacaGGGACAACCAAACCATTCACACTTACACTCAAAGCTGTTTCCATACAGCAAGAAGGTACCAGGTGCTATTCCTGGGCcagggtcctttctgtgtggaacttgcatgttctcccctgtacttgtgttggtttcctcccataGTCCAAAACCACACATTTTTAGGTcgattggtgactctaaattgcacgtaggtctgagtgtgagtggttgtttgtctttgtccgtctctatgtgttggccgTGTGATGCACTGGCAAGCTGTCAAGGGTGTATCCCCCCTTGCCCAATGTATGCTGGGAATAgccccagcaccccccgtgacccagaaacagacaagtggtagaagatgaatgaatgaatgaatgaatgtcagtaACATTTGTGCTTTGGAAACTGCACATGATGTTTAGAAGTCTAATTATGGCAATATATTTTGGTTGAGAAAATCATCATTCATAACCACAATTCTTACAGGAAACAATCAGAAACCTAACTGCAGCTTGTCAATTATGTCACTCTTTTTCATGATCACATTGCTTTCAATAAGTTATTGAATGAGTGTGATGTTCAGACATGAAATTCTTTGAAGGCACAGTGGGgaattaaaacattattttaaaaggaaGACTGCTTTATTCTCTGGCTCTCTAAAAATTATTAAGCATAGAGCATAGAGAAGCAAGAGATGTTAAGTGTAAGATCAAGACCCACATCTGAACCGTGCAGAAATTTATGGTGCTGGAGTCTCTCTGTTAATTTGGCTTTAGTCAGATTCAGAATAACATCAAATATTTCCCAAAGGGAAATTATATGTTTGAAGTTAGAGCAGATATGGATGGAAATGTTTGTAGTCGACAGGTCTGAGGAATAAAGTTACATAGATGGCtgtaaagttgtgtttttgtaccAATGGCACAGATTTTGTTGTCTCCGACCCAAACGCCAGTGTGAGGGGATGTTGATGCTTCAATACCAAACCTTCTGCAGACTGAGATGATGGTTTTCTCCAGCTCACAAACATACCAACGAACACTCTAAGAGAGcacagctgaaattaaaaacatttctcattacATTGAACAATGCTGAGATCCAGAATAAATCAGCTCCAACCTTCTTGAAGCTGCCAAGGTTCATAACTGGGTAGCAGACCAGCTGTCCCGGTCCATGGAAGGTAATGAGTCCTCCACGGTTAGTTCGATAGACGTTGGCCCCAAGAAGACAGAGTTTGTCCAGCATGGTGGTGGGGTAGGGTTTGTGGCGGATACCTGTAGTGTAGACTGGTGGGTGCTCACATAGCAGCAGAGCGTGAGATGGACCAGACTGGTGCCTATTGACATAGAGCTGCTGCAGCCGCAGAGCCTCCTGGTACGTAACGACCCCGAGGTGGACCACCTCCACCACAGGCTTAACCCTTTGCATCCGGGACTGGAATCACACCAGATGCAGTGCCTGACATTAACACAAAACCAACATGGTAGATCAGATGTGTGAAGATGGTTTAGTTTCTTATTGTTACCGGGTAAGTTGCTGTGTTAATCTATTAGGAAATATCTTGAAGTAGGACTCTAAGGCTTAGGCTGATGATCCCTTCAACATAATAAAGTCTCAACAATGACctgattttacagtttttcttaGTCATTTGTAATTTGATGTCAAAGTTCCGAAATATTTTCGATGATTAACGTGATTTTACATGATCCCGGGGACGTAGCTCACGCAAACCATTGATAGACTTGTGCCAgtcccaagcccagataaaCGGGGAGGGTTGTGACAGGAAGAGCATTGGGCGTACAAAATGTGGCTAAATTACGCAAGTCAGTGAGCTGACTTGGTGTGGTGAACCCCAtgcagggaaaaagaaaaaacgagAGAGTTTAAACGATCCATCAGATATTTAATAAATTGGTTGGATACAGGTCAAATTAACAGAAACAATTATCGAGTGGAATTTATAACAGGATTTctaacagctttttattttacaaaattatatgacagaaaacatttatttgtactATAAAATATATTGGCTGTTAGGTGAGAGTGCAAAGAGAGGTTCGAGAGGGTTTTTAAAACCTAAACATCTTTTGGTTatgtttaaaacataatttaatttctttagtTGGATTAAGCACAAATCTGCGGTGAATTTATGGATTATGATACGTAAAAATGGGCACAATTTCAGAGTAAAACTGAGTGGATATCCAAAGTGAAGCTGCTTTAGTATTACCGCAGTTTTGATAGCAAATCCgtttaatttcagtttatttaccTCTCCACTGTTCACCTTTCAGAAAGCCTGCGCCGCCATagttgctttttcttcttccacgGTCAAATCGGTGTCTATTTCCAGGTTATGCCGCTTTAAAAAATGAAccctttcacaataaaactatATTTATCTTATTGCTGTAATTGTTAATTAATATACATTCTATGTgaatattatacatatatattgtATTTGTTTCGATGTGATTTTTTAAAGTTCAGGTATTGAAATgcattttcacaaatgtttgtatttctttatgtGACTTTCATTATTCTCCCCTTGGTTACATTGTACATGCAGCAAAAATGATTCCTAAGAAATTCCTTTGAATTTCACTACATTCGTcgtttcatcatgttttttttttttttttttttttttaataaaaatgtcgTCGTCAACGATAAATACAATGAGATTAAAttcgtgtatatatatatatatatatatatatatatatatatgtacgcatgtgtggttttattttgaagattaAACCAGAGCAGGCTCGCGCCGTGTTCCAGCTCCGCGGTTGGCGGGATGCTCGCGCGTCCACTCTGAGCCCGTGCTGTTCCGGCTGAGACAGGGCGGGGTTTGTTTTGAGAGCGGACCAGCGAAAGAAGATTTAATGAGGAAGATGGCGACCGCAGGGTCTGCCGAACAGCCTGGTAGACCGGCCAGCGCTGTTGTCGGCAGGTCCCGGTCCGGTACCGGACTCGACGCTGGTTGTGGGCTAGGGTCTAAGTCCAGCCCGCCAGAAGACGAGGTGACGAAGTGCGCAGCGTGCGTAGAGGCTCAGCCGGGCGGCAGTCCACCCTGCGGACACCCGGCCTGTCCACTCTGTTATGTCCGGAGACACTCCGGCAGTGAGGAGAGGCTCCGGAGGAGAACTGACCCCGAGAGCTTCAGCAGCAAGGGGGGAAAGAAGGACTGCGACAACCGGAGAGGTCGGTGTGTTTACCGGGCAAACTACAGCTCACGTTCGCGGTGGCAGTGCGACcgctgtggttgtgtttttatcagTAAAGGcctgaaaaaaacatgaatttgacAGCAGTCAGTGAAAGTTGCAAGTTGAAATTGAGCAGCACTGGAGGCCCGCATACTGCAGTAATGTCTAACAGGTAAAACCGACCCTGGTTTAGTTCTCACAGCATAACGTTACCGCGTCTGCTGTGTCGAAATGACTTTTACTGTACTCAGTCTAAAAGCGGAATTAAAAGGTGAT
It includes:
- the lipt2 gene encoding octanoyl-[acyl-carrier-protein]:protein N-octanoyltransferase LIPT2, mitochondrial gives rise to the protein MQRVKPVVEVVHLGVVTYQEALRLQQLYVNRHQSGPSHALLLCEHPPVYTTGIRHKPYPTTMLDKLCLLGANVYRTNRGGLITFHGPGQLVCYPVMNLGSFKKSVRWYVCELEKTIISVCRRFGIEASTSPHTGVWVGDNKICAIGIHCGRYITSHGLALNCNTDMSWFRHIIPCGIEGKGVTSLSIELQRDVSVAETIPQLLDAFKDQFDCQLIDGQILKTEEDSGGSSL